In Zunongwangia profunda SM-A87, the following proteins share a genomic window:
- a CDS encoding LacI family DNA-binding transcriptional regulator, translated as MAEKVTIYDISKKLNISAATVSRALNNNPKISQKTRELVLKTAAKMNYKQNRLAQALKSGRTNNVGVIVPFINRSFFSSVIRGIEEELSPHGYHVIICQSHEDVDNEIKQIDTLLNTQVDGIFMSVAKTTQDTSHIQKALAENTPLVFFDRKKDVPGLSSVIIDDFKGGYLATQHLIKQGCKKIAHFSGDLSVEIYKNRHQGYLKALKDHGITPLSRFSLQVNSKLESGISAVKELWEFEEKPDAIFSASDYAALGAIQELRKIGIKIPKEVCVVGFSNEPFTKYMELPITSVDQTPFEMGKIAAQVFLEQIESQILTAEKKVVLAPELYIRDSSNRNL; from the coding sequence ATGGCTGAAAAGGTTACCATATATGATATTTCTAAAAAGCTTAATATAAGTGCGGCTACAGTTTCAAGAGCCTTAAACAACAATCCAAAGATTAGCCAAAAAACTCGTGAGCTTGTTTTAAAAACCGCTGCCAAAATGAACTATAAGCAAAACAGATTGGCACAAGCTTTAAAAAGTGGACGCACCAATAATGTTGGTGTGATCGTACCTTTTATAAATCGAAGTTTTTTTTCTAGTGTAATCCGTGGTATCGAGGAAGAACTTTCTCCACATGGATATCATGTTATTATCTGCCAGAGTCATGAAGATGTAGATAATGAAATTAAGCAAATCGATACGCTTTTAAATACTCAGGTAGATGGTATCTTTATGTCGGTTGCTAAAACCACACAGGATACCTCCCATATTCAAAAAGCACTTGCTGAAAATACGCCTTTGGTGTTTTTTGATCGGAAAAAAGATGTGCCCGGTTTAAGCTCAGTAATCATCGACGATTTTAAAGGTGGCTATCTTGCCACACAACATTTAATCAAGCAGGGATGTAAAAAGATCGCTCATTTTTCAGGTGATCTTAGTGTTGAGATATACAAAAACAGGCATCAGGGATATTTAAAAGCATTAAAAGATCATGGTATAACTCCTCTAAGTCGCTTTAGTTTACAGGTAAATAGTAAACTCGAATCAGGAATTTCTGCCGTAAAAGAATTATGGGAATTTGAAGAAAAACCCGATGCAATCTTTTCTGCTAGTGATTACGCAGCTTTGGGAGCGATTCAGGAATTAAGAAAAATAGGCATCAAAATCCCCAAAGAAGTTTGCGTAGTAGGCTTTAGTAATGAACCCTTTACAAAATATATGGAATTACCGATTACCTCGGTAGATCAGACCCCTTTTGAAATGGGAAAGATTGCAGCTCAGGTATTTTTAGAACAAATCGAAAGCCAAATACTCACTGCCGAAAAAAAGGTGGTACTTGCTCCCGAACTTTATATTAGAGATTCTTCTAATCGAAATTTATAG
- a CDS encoding carboxypeptidase-like regulatory domain-containing protein yields MRKVNKDYSTFLIAFALMLGMGMLNKINAQDFKTIAGSVTSEEGVALKGVNIFVPNTSFGSVTDAEGNFELQIPEDSKVVLTYIGFETKTIDVSKTTDFQLKLEKEKSMQEDTIIVSYNKDVGKPKSRILKIE; encoded by the coding sequence ATGCGAAAGGTAAATAAAGATTACAGCACATTTCTAATTGCTTTTGCCTTAATGTTGGGAATGGGCATGCTTAATAAAATTAATGCACAGGATTTTAAAACTATAGCGGGTAGTGTTACTTCAGAAGAAGGAGTAGCCCTAAAAGGAGTAAATATCTTTGTTCCTAATACCAGTTTTGGTAGTGTTACCGATGCTGAAGGAAATTTTGAATTGCAAATTCCGGAAGATTCAAAAGTTGTTCTTACCTATATTGGTTTTGAAACGAAAACGATTGATGTGTCAAAAACAACTGATTTTCAGTTGAAATTGGAAAAAGAAAAAAGTATGCAGGAAGATACTATTATTGTGAGTTATAATAAGGATGTAGGAAAACCAAAATCTCGGATTCTAAAAATAGAATAA